From a single Stomoxys calcitrans chromosome 4, idStoCalc2.1, whole genome shotgun sequence genomic region:
- the LOC106088648 gene encoding double-strand-break repair protein rad21 homolog translates to MFYAHIILAKKGPLARVWLAAHWDKKITKAHVFETNIEKSVEGIMQPKVKLALRTSGHLLLGVVRIYSRKAKYLLADCNEAFVKIKMAFRPGMVDLPEGHREANVNAITLPEVFHDFDTALPELNDIDIEAQFAMNQSRADEITMREDYGSLSHSLHDDGFGDIGFGSDTPDMVRDHLDSHMNDQLFEDEVMPHMARDGAEASISLQEPSLSNPRLDMDADGFGDEFGQRELFDDELFGDPPRLDEEVQQRLDNLPIIEDSDDDHFDVRAASPASTTPGSPLPTHQHEDDHANLDAPGKPAQAEQVDENLEQSTLLQNEEESFALAPIEASAYKGITKNAKRKRKLIVDEVKNISGEEMKAQLANTSDIVTILDLAPPTKRLMYWKETGGVEKLFSLPSRMIPARVLMFNYNRHLISRFTALEDFSSLGPADMLALDHISNENENDSLAIITKKGRKRKLDAANIDAVPPTAAPAADNTLTQNISLPDQVREQQDMINATAESLRLEVAGAGNDSSIPPAEATIYDNCPRSPNPMFALNDIHNLDNLPSDLGSLHHDLDHEHDFDHVHMTPGNLHHGQMTPHHPEIEAIESIPNLPVDQISSILKEAESMPPQPQAEQLDATLTEEQQQQQQQQQQEQPQQQQTPIATSLASDWNEFPAFPASIEIPPNVQDEQQENETSEQFEERVLNKRAAQMFYAVKNRLVQQECLALSDLTGHNSRKQAAQKFYSLLVLKKFRALNIDQEAPYSDIIITRGTLFDNPKL, encoded by the coding sequence ATGTTTTATGCACACATTATATTGGCCAAAAAAGGCCCTTTGGCAAGAGTATGGCTGGCGGCACATTGGGATAAAAAGATCACAAAGGCTCATGTATTTGAGACGAACATTGAAAAGTCGGTGGAGGGCATTATGCAGCCCAAGGTGAAGCTGGCCCTGCGCACCTCCGGACATTTGCTGTTGGGTGTGGTGCGCATTTATTCGCGCAAAGCCAAATATTTGCTGGCCGATTGCAATGAGGCATTTGTGAAAATCAAAATGGCCTTTCGACCGGGCATGGTCGATCTGCCCGAGGGCCATAGGGAGGCCAATGTGAATGCCATTACCCTGCCCGAGGTGTTTCATGACTTCGATACGGCTTTGCCGGAGTTGAATGACATAGACATTGAGGCGCAGTTTGCCATGAATCAATCGAGGGCCGATGAGATCACCATGCGCGAGGACTATGGCAGTCTGTCGCATTCGCTGCACGACgatggtttcggggatattggCTTTGGCAGTGACACACCCGATATGGTGCGCGACCACTTGGACTCGCACATGAACGATCAGCTGTTCGAGGATGAGGTTATGCCCCACATGGCGCGCGATGGCGCCGAGGCTAGTATAAGTCTGCAGGAGCCCAGCTTGTCTAATCCTCGTCTGGACATGGATGCTGATGGCTTTGGCGACGAATTTGGCCAGCGGGAGTTGTTTGACGATGAGCTTTTCGGAGATCCGCCGCGCCTGGATGAAGAGGTGCAACAGCGTCTGGACAACCTGCCTATTATAGAGGATTCCGATGATGATCATTTCGATGTTAGGGCCGCTTCGCCGGCCTCTACAACTCCCGGTTCGCCTTTGCCCACGCACCAGCATGAGGACGATCATGCCAATCTGGATGCCCCTGGCAAGCCGGCACAGGCCGAGCAGGTCGATGAGAATCTGGAACAGTCTACTCTCTTGCAAAACGAAGAGGAAAGCTTTGCCTTGGCCCCCATAGAGGCCTCAGCCTACAAGGGTATAACCAAAAATGCCAAACGCAAAAGAAAACTCATTGTCGATGAGGTAAAGAATATCTCTGGCGAAGAAATGAAGGCCCAATTGGCCAATACTTCAGATATTGTGACCATCCTGGATCTGGCTCCTCCCACCAAGCGTCTGATGTATTGGAAGGAGACCGGCGGTGTGGAGAAGTTGTTCTCTCTGCCCTCTCGCATGATTCCGGCCCGTGTCCTAATGTTCAACTACAATCGTCATTTAATTTCGCGTTTTACCGCCCTCGAGGACTTTAGTTCGCTAGGACCAGCCGATATGTTGGCTCTTGATCATATCAGCAATGAGAATGAGAACGATTCCTTGGCCATCATCACCAAAAAGGGTCGCAAGCGCAAGCTGGATGCCGCCAACATAGATGCAGTACCGCCCACAGCAGCCCCAGCGGCAGACAACACTCTGACTCAGAATATCTCGCTACCGGATCAAGTGCGTGAACAACAGGATATGATAAATGCCACAGCCGAGTCGCTACGCTTGGAAGTTGCAGGTGCCGGCAATGACTCTTCGATACCGCCCGCCGAGGCCACCATCTATGACAATTGTCCGCGCAGCCCGAATCCCATGTTTGCCCTCAATGACATACACAATTTAGATAATTTGCCCAGTGATTTGGGTAGTTTGCACCATGATTTGGACCATGAACACGATTTCGATCATGTGCATATGACGCCGGGCAACTTGCATCATGGCCAAATGACTCCCCACCATCCAGAGATTGAGGCCATTGAATCGATACCAAATCTGCCGGTGGATCAGATATCTTCCATACTCAAGGAAGCCGAAAGCATGCCACCCCAGCCACAAGCCGAACAATTGGATGCTACATTGACAgaagaacaacaacagcagcagcagcagcaacaacaggaacaaccacaacaacaacaaacacctaTAGCCACCAGTCTAGCATCGGACTGGAATGAATTCCCTGCCTTCCCAGCCTCCATAGAAATTCCTCCCAATGTGCAGGATGAACAACAAGAAAATGAAACCAGTGAACAATTCGAGGAGCGTGTGTTAAACAAGCGAGCCGCTCAAATGTTCTACGCCGTCAAGAATCGTCTGGTCCAACAGGAGTGCCTTGCACTCTCCGATTTGACGGGCCACAATTCCCGCAAACAGGCAGCCCAAAAATTCTATTCACTGTTGGTGTTGAAAAAGTTTCGTGCATTAAATATCGACCAGGAGGCTCCCTATTCGGACATTATCATAACGCGGGGCACCCTATTCGATAACCCCAAGCTCTAA